A stretch of the Ostrea edulis chromosome 9, xbOstEdul1.1, whole genome shotgun sequence genome encodes the following:
- the LOC125656120 gene encoding uncharacterized protein LOC125656120 isoform X2 produces MKPCSFLDVSLEMKMNPNMIIQHKRFMDEENVPLTVFMRNSVQGIAPDERIDVIDAAIKRYFTSKKEANNRHNKNKEELNKKRQATYERKKEKLKRRLVAVEKKTGWSEEKKNKVRTFFQLPNAHKYMSNDEEGDDGFVSHPYSWESEELQKVKGSLDKKYLETCPPRSKRLLSKKVAGL; encoded by the exons ATGAAACCCTGCAGCTTTCTTGATGTGAGTCTGGAGATGAAGATGAACCCCAACATGATCATCCAGCACAAAAG ATTCATGGATGAAGAAAATGTACCACTGACAGTATTTATGAGGAACAGTGTACAAGGGATTGCGCCAGATGAAAGAATTGACGTCATAGATG CTGccattaaaagatattttacatcCAAAAAGGAGGCCAACAATAGGCACAATAAGAATAAAGAAGAGTTAAATAAAAAGAGGCAAGCAACatatgaaagaaagaaagag AAATTGAAGAGGAGACTTGTTGCGGTAGAGAAGAAGACGGGATGGTCCGAGGAGAAGAAAAATAAAGTTAGAACATTTTTCCAGCTACCAAATGCTCACAAATATATGAGCAATGATGAGGAGGGAGATGATGGTTTTGTGTCCCATCCATATTCCTGGGAGAGTGAGGAATTACAGAAAGTTAAAGGAAGTCTggacaaaaaatatttagagacaTGTCCTCCACGTAGCAAGAGGTTATTGTCCAAAAAAGTAGCGGGTCTCTAA
- the LOC125656120 gene encoding uncharacterized protein LOC125656120 isoform X1: MECSEGLLFKWSTDGFEMELRYSKRFMDEENVPLTVFMRNSVQGIAPDERIDVIDAAIKRYFTSKKEANNRHNKNKEELNKKRQATYERKKEKLKRRLVAVEKKTGWSEEKKNKVRTFFQLPNAHKYMSNDEEGDDGFVSHPYSWESEELQKVKGSLDKKYLETCPPRSKRLLSKKVAGL, translated from the exons ATGGA GTGCAGTGAAGGACTCTTATTTAAATGGTCAACAGACGGATTTGAAATGGAACTACGGTACAGCAAAAG ATTCATGGATGAAGAAAATGTACCACTGACAGTATTTATGAGGAACAGTGTACAAGGGATTGCGCCAGATGAAAGAATTGACGTCATAGATG CTGccattaaaagatattttacatcCAAAAAGGAGGCCAACAATAGGCACAATAAGAATAAAGAAGAGTTAAATAAAAAGAGGCAAGCAACatatgaaagaaagaaagag AAATTGAAGAGGAGACTTGTTGCGGTAGAGAAGAAGACGGGATGGTCCGAGGAGAAGAAAAATAAAGTTAGAACATTTTTCCAGCTACCAAATGCTCACAAATATATGAGCAATGATGAGGAGGGAGATGATGGTTTTGTGTCCCATCCATATTCCTGGGAGAGTGAGGAATTACAGAAAGTTAAAGGAAGTCTggacaaaaaatatttagagacaTGTCCTCCACGTAGCAAGAGGTTATTGTCCAAAAAAGTAGCGGGTCTCTAA
- the LOC125656120 gene encoding uncharacterized protein LOC125656120 isoform X3 encodes MELRYSKRFMDEENVPLTVFMRNSVQGIAPDERIDVIDAAIKRYFTSKKEANNRHNKNKEELNKKRQATYERKKEKLKRRLVAVEKKTGWSEEKKNKVRTFFQLPNAHKYMSNDEEGDDGFVSHPYSWESEELQKVKGSLDKKYLETCPPRSKRLLSKKVAGL; translated from the exons ATGGAACTACGGTACAGCAAAAG ATTCATGGATGAAGAAAATGTACCACTGACAGTATTTATGAGGAACAGTGTACAAGGGATTGCGCCAGATGAAAGAATTGACGTCATAGATG CTGccattaaaagatattttacatcCAAAAAGGAGGCCAACAATAGGCACAATAAGAATAAAGAAGAGTTAAATAAAAAGAGGCAAGCAACatatgaaagaaagaaagag AAATTGAAGAGGAGACTTGTTGCGGTAGAGAAGAAGACGGGATGGTCCGAGGAGAAGAAAAATAAAGTTAGAACATTTTTCCAGCTACCAAATGCTCACAAATATATGAGCAATGATGAGGAGGGAGATGATGGTTTTGTGTCCCATCCATATTCCTGGGAGAGTGAGGAATTACAGAAAGTTAAAGGAAGTCTggacaaaaaatatttagagacaTGTCCTCCACGTAGCAAGAGGTTATTGTCCAAAAAAGTAGCGGGTCTCTAA